One window of the Yamadazyma tenuis chromosome 6, complete sequence genome contains the following:
- the PSP2 gene encoding polymerase suppressor (COG:A; EggNog:ENOG503P5U4), translating to MVPPKKMSLQEFITDESLGGSWADDDIDVASISVPTYRYPVNTGRHMDNGYRGGGSGGMNQDNGPPYIVKLLNLPLDVTDDFVQDLFSSRYTSYNKFKIVVDPSSNVLETFVVKKVAFAELNNNSDMSRVLKWQDLYYKASKRVMIEQANFLDFQDCMRFNQEHALELQRIEEDLASGKLRPNGEHGGPQRSFGGHNERSDGYDKMRHNRNHGSAFNNTHTPMLGHSQTSSFGPALGESSPTLTPLPSQPHHPKANPFGAAKPVDILARQHEIEKKLITINHTTIRTIKPEDDKSIVASPPKASPKVSKSSISTSASQTKEDEPSKESKYRPAPIAQLQTNGLSLAELLSSKPQADSDLRHNSPKAPILKPVILKKKQPTTPIPKEEPVVEPTATEKEESKPVEKEEIIPKTEPPTDKEMINAGPKPKTETRNEKSLEATGNHEKERPTRSNLLGEGRHSTRGRGSNNYSRSQEVRPRRMRDFPTSRRYSRENGERKPLDPETRKESQPFIATHKEYESGLTSDDKVARAIEQSSQERIKFLRNKSDGKSRGGRKDKYPGRPKDKAFKTRSNSIEGKDTSNSTSLIDTTEGAKDPAVDIKSESVDVSKPESKEEAPGRPSKPNPRRKSRNSPRSFSKPTDSKETPESETKGKGNVEPKSDEKLKSEGAGNVDHERAENLEGNESGAEGHENSFRGRGGRGGRGGRARGRGRARGRARGNFNLHYTRRRENEGDGKTEPQQKAEPHTE from the exons ATGG TGCCTCCCAAGAAAATGTCCTTACAGGAGTTCATCACCGATGAAT CACTTGGTGGTTCATGggctgatgatgatatcgacGTGGCGTCCATATCTGTACCCACTTACCGATACCCAGTGAATACCGGAAGACATATGGATAATGGGTAccgtggtggtggcagtgGTGGAATGAACCAAGATAATGGTCCCCCATACATTGTAAAGCTATTAAATCTACCATTAGACGTGACCGACGATTTCGTTCAGGATCTATTTAGCAGTCGGTATACCAGCTAtaacaagttcaaaattGTGGTAGACCCTTCTTCAAATGTATTGGAGACTTTTGTTGTTAAAAAAGTGGCATTTGCCGAGTTGAATAATAATCTGGATATGTCCAGAGTATTAAAGTGGCAGGATTTATATTACAAGGCTAGTAAGCGGGTGATGATCGAACAAGCCAATTTTTTGGATTTTCAAGATTGCATGCGGTTTAACCAAGAGCACGCATTAGAACTCCAGAGAATCGAAGAAGACCTTGCATCAGGAAAATTGAGGCCGAATGGTGAACATGGTGGTCCTCAAAGGTCCTTTGGAGGTCATAATGAGAGATCAGATGGTTATGACAAAATGAGACATAATAGAAATCATGGTCTGGCTTTCAACAATACTCACACGCCCATGCTAGGCCATTCTCAAACCTCTTCCTTCGGACCTGCTTTGGGTGAACTGTCTCCGACTCTAACCCCACTTCCTTCTCAACCTCACCACCCTAAAGCAAACCCTTTTGGGGCAGCGAAGCCTGTGGATATATTAGCACGCCAgcatgaaattgaaaagaagttaATCACCATTAACCACACAACCATTCGAACCATTAAACCCGAAGATGACAAATCAATTGTTGCCTCTCCACCAAAAGCATCTCCAAAGGTTTCCAAATCCTCGATATCAACAAGTGCATCTCagaccaaagaagatgagcCAAGCAAGGAAAGTAAATATCGCCCTGCTCCAATTGCTCAATTACAAACCAATGGGTTGAGCTTGGCTGAACTATTGAGTAGTAAACCCCAAGCAGATCTGGATTTAAGGCACAATTCTCCGAAAGCTCCCATTCTTAAACCCgtgatcttgaagaagaaacaaccGACTActccaattccaaaagaagaaccGGTAGTTGAACCAACTGcaacagaaaaagaagagtcAAAACCAGtagaaaaagaagaaataatACCCAAGACTGAACCTCCAACTGACAAGGAAATGATAAATGCAGGACCTAAACCCAAGACTGAAACCAGGAATGAGAAATCTTTGGAGGCAACTGGAAATCACGAGAAGGAGAGACCTACACGTTCTAATTTGCTTGGCGAAGGACGTCACAGCACAAGAGGAAGAGGGTCTAATAATTACCTGAGGTCTCAAGAGGTAAGACCAAGGAGGATGCGTGACTTTCCAACCAGCAGAAGGTATAGCAGGGAGAATGGTGAGAGAAAGCCTTTGGATCCTGAAACAAGGAAAGAATCTCAGCCTTTTATTGCAACCCATAAAGAATATGAGAGTGGTCTTACAAGTGATGATAAAGTGGCTCGTGCTATTGAGCAAAGCTCTCAAGAGagaatcaagtttttgagaAATAAAAGTGATGGCAAGTCAAGAGGTGGTCGAAAGGACAAGTATCCAGGACGTCCCAAAGATAAGGCCTTCAAGACTAGGTCTAATAGcattgaaggaaaagatACATCAAACAGTACATCATTAATTGATACAACTGAAGGTGCAAAAGATCCTGCCGTGGATATTAAATCAGAGTCAGTAGATGTCTCTAAACCAGAATCGAAAGAGGAAGCCCCAGGAAgaccatcaaaaccaaatccaagaagaaagtcTAGAAACtccccaagaagtttttctAAACCAACTGATTCAAAAGAAACCCCGGAAAGTGAAACCAAAGGTAAAGGAAATGTTGAGCCAAAGTCTGATGAGAAATTAAAATCAGAGGGTGCCGGTAATGTCGATCATGAAAGGGCAGAGAATTTGGAAGGTAACGAATCTGGAGCTGAAGGTCATGAGAATTCATTCCGTGGAAGAGGAGGGAGAGgtggaagaggaggaagagcTAGAGGAAGGGGTAGAGCTAGAGGAAGAGCTAGAGGAAACTTCAACCTTCATTACACAAGAAGGCGCGAGAATGAAGGCGACGGTAAAACTGAACCTCAACAAAAGGCTGAGCCCCATACAGAGTAA